Proteins encoded in a region of the Gammaproteobacteria bacterium genome:
- a CDS encoding phosphopantetheine-binding protein, translating to MTTIDEVRQVLRDVLQLGDKASTLTMDTSLLGGIPEFDSMAVVGVITALEETYGFVVDDDEIDAEVFETVGSLVEFVDSKLNS from the coding sequence ATGACAACGATTGATGAAGTGAGACAGGTATTAAGAGATGTGCTTCAGCTTGGTGATAAAGCGAGTACATTGACGATGGATACAAGCTTGTTGGGGGGCATTCCAGAATTTGACTCCATGGCGGTCGTAGGGGTGATAACTGCTCTCGAAGAAACTTACGGTTTTGTTGTGGACGATGATGAAATTGATGCGGAAGTATTTGAAACGGTAGGGAGTTTAGTAGAATTTGTAGACAGCAAACTTAATTCCTGA
- a CDS encoding hydrolase 2, exosortase A system-associated, with protein MKTAALTPFFLDGTIGRIFCLSIAARNSVKSASPVLFIPPFAEEMNKSRHLFRSLAQLLAESGIESLIFDLFGTGDSEGDFGEASWDIWVEDLRRVHQWLIKEVDAPVSILSLRAGALLAADYIQRYSPDLDRLILLAPVVKGENFLSQFLRLRIAAEMSENTPDKATLKSLKEDLQSGKSVEIAGYSLSPPLAKGMMNSAIYEGIFQARNIRIIDWIELLASEDRPVPVVHKQLVEQMAAADLPITLHKFCGPAFWSAAELVELPNLLLSIRNILRGK; from the coding sequence GTGAAGACTGCAGCGCTTACCCCATTCTTTTTAGATGGCACAATAGGGCGGATTTTTTGCCTCAGCATTGCGGCACGAAATTCGGTTAAGAGCGCATCCCCTGTTCTTTTTATACCGCCGTTTGCAGAAGAGATGAATAAATCGCGCCACTTGTTCCGATCGCTGGCGCAATTATTGGCGGAATCTGGAATAGAGAGCTTAATTTTTGACTTATTTGGTACCGGCGATAGCGAAGGAGACTTCGGGGAAGCGTCCTGGGACATCTGGGTCGAAGACCTGCGCCGTGTCCATCAATGGCTAATTAAGGAAGTAGATGCTCCGGTCTCAATCCTATCCTTACGGGCTGGTGCGTTATTGGCGGCGGATTATATTCAGCGCTATTCTCCAGATCTCGACAGATTGATTCTTCTGGCACCTGTTGTCAAAGGGGAAAATTTTCTGTCCCAGTTTCTGCGGCTGCGTATTGCCGCTGAAATGTCTGAGAATACACCTGACAAAGCAACCCTGAAGTCGCTGAAAGAGGATTTACAGTCGGGCAAGTCGGTGGAAATCGCCGGATATTCCCTGAGTCCGCCATTGGCAAAAGGAATGATGAACAGCGCCATTTATGAAGGCATCTTTCAGGCGAGAAATATTCGAATCATAGACTGGATTGAGCTGCTCGCAAGCGAGGATCGCCCAGTGCCTGTCGTGCACAAGCAGCTTGTTGAGCAGATGGCTGCTGCTGATCTACCAATAACCCTGCACAAGTTCTGCGGCCCCGCATTCTGGTCAGCTGCAGAGTTGGTAGAACTCCCGAATCTATTGTTATCGATTCGAAATATACTACGGGGCAAATGA
- a CDS encoding hydrolase 1, exosortase A system-associated, protein MVVEEATVFECRGEQLVGIIHRPQIPKATGVVVVVGGPQYRVGSHRQFLLLARHLADNGFPVLRFDYRGMGDSSGALRTFEDISDDIHASINHFLASVPEIKRIVIWGLCDAASASLFYAHTDSRVAGLVLLNPWVRTAQGEAEAIVKQYYLSRLLNRAFWLKLLQGRVSIRASFKSLFGNIRKMLFTAKNAQEDDVSDIAKASLPDRMLKGFRQFNGELLIILSGKDLTADEFRNLMSNSNEWRQQIKKSGVSVLELPKANHTFSSDELRNQVNMWTRDWLLDRH, encoded by the coding sequence ATGGTCGTTGAAGAGGCAACAGTCTTTGAGTGCCGTGGTGAGCAACTTGTTGGGATTATACATAGACCACAAATACCTAAGGCAACCGGGGTAGTGGTAGTCGTAGGCGGGCCACAATATCGGGTGGGGTCTCACAGGCAGTTCCTGCTGCTAGCACGCCACTTGGCCGATAACGGATTTCCTGTATTGCGGTTTGATTACCGCGGTATGGGAGACAGCAGCGGTGCGCTAAGAACATTCGAGGACATTTCCGATGATATTCATGCTTCCATCAATCATTTTTTAGCATCAGTCCCTGAAATAAAACGCATCGTCATCTGGGGGTTATGTGATGCGGCCTCAGCGTCCTTGTTCTACGCACATACAGATTCAAGAGTTGCAGGGCTTGTTTTGCTGAATCCCTGGGTAAGAACTGCACAAGGTGAAGCCGAGGCAATAGTTAAGCAATATTACCTGTCACGATTGCTGAACAGAGCATTCTGGCTCAAGCTCCTACAAGGTAGAGTGAGCATCCGGGCATCTTTCAAGTCGCTATTTGGTAATATTCGGAAAATGCTCTTCACAGCAAAAAATGCCCAGGAAGACGATGTAAGCGACATCGCAAAAGCCTCGCTACCAGATCGCATGTTGAAGGGATTTCGACAATTCAATGGAGAGTTACTGATTATACTGAGCGGGAAAGACCTGACGGCAGACGAATTCAGAAACCTGATGTCAAATTCAAATGAATGGCGACAGCAAATCAAGAAGAGTGGTGTCAGCGTGCTGGAATTGCCCAAGGCAAACCACACATTCTCCAGTGATGAACTACGTAACCAGGTAAATATGTGGACGCGTGACTGGTTGTTGGACAGACATTGA
- a CDS encoding glycosyltransferase, with protein sequence MNHLRTIRDTVICYAEFCYMWLLACVGNPSKQIDQEGVLLLAWLFPPKISGGVYRPVSLVRYGKERNWRVNVISGAYHGDPTEAGNYLLKSLPEQVEVLRVEQSTREPSYRFFPRIDGGFAHIARTFFLARIKYRNSPPSIVMGTGPVFHNFVAAYFLAKFFRAKLVLEYRDEWTESPFDFIDVGNVDKYWEEKCLSKADLVIFTTESQLEHQLGVFKKLVREKCKVVPNGWEPDDFESNGQAEKEANGGVTRISFVGNLGDHTPPDSFLLFMEQFFEKYEDYKDRIELVFIGQKSQKALNAVNRFKHRENIKLIDQVSKKEAAKYMKDSQALLLFSTVALRRYLPGKLYDYLASKRPILCFGEEGEISRLIKQLEAGYFINDADSLREALELIGGKSSSQCTQKLEQWLAGHTRKEMADRTLNLFESICAPVSVVKGSH encoded by the coding sequence ATGAATCATTTACGAACCATCAGGGATACAGTTATCTGCTATGCGGAATTTTGTTATATGTGGCTGTTGGCTTGCGTGGGTAACCCGAGCAAGCAAATTGACCAAGAAGGAGTTTTGCTACTTGCCTGGCTGTTTCCTCCAAAGATATCCGGAGGCGTCTATCGTCCGGTTTCGCTCGTGCGCTACGGAAAGGAGAGGAATTGGCGAGTCAATGTAATTTCTGGGGCGTACCATGGCGACCCAACAGAGGCAGGCAACTACCTGCTGAAATCGTTACCGGAACAGGTCGAGGTACTCAGGGTTGAACAGTCAACAAGAGAGCCGAGTTACAGGTTTTTCCCACGGATAGATGGAGGTTTTGCTCATATAGCCAGAACGTTTTTCCTTGCGCGAATCAAATACCGTAATTCACCACCCTCAATTGTCATGGGAACAGGGCCCGTGTTTCATAATTTTGTTGCGGCTTATTTCTTGGCAAAGTTTTTCCGCGCAAAGTTAGTATTAGAGTATCGTGATGAATGGACGGAAAGTCCCTTTGATTTCATAGATGTTGGCAACGTAGATAAATACTGGGAAGAAAAATGCCTTTCAAAAGCTGATCTGGTCATATTTACGACTGAATCTCAATTGGAGCATCAGCTTGGTGTTTTTAAAAAGCTCGTTCGCGAGAAATGTAAGGTCGTACCCAATGGATGGGAGCCAGATGATTTTGAGTCGAATGGGCAAGCAGAAAAAGAGGCCAATGGCGGTGTGACTAGAATTTCATTTGTTGGAAATCTTGGTGATCATACGCCTCCCGATTCATTTCTACTATTTATGGAACAGTTTTTTGAAAAGTATGAGGATTACAAGGATCGTATTGAGTTAGTCTTTATAGGGCAAAAGTCGCAAAAAGCCCTAAACGCGGTTAATAGATTTAAGCATAGAGAGAACATTAAGCTAATTGATCAAGTATCGAAGAAAGAAGCTGCAAAATATATGAAAGACTCGCAGGCATTACTGCTATTCTCAACTGTAGCACTTAGACGTTACCTGCCAGGCAAGTTGTACGACTATCTTGCGTCAAAACGACCTATTCTATGTTTCGGGGAAGAGGGCGAAATATCGCGTCTGATAAAGCAACTCGAGGCAGGATACTTTATCAATGACGCAGATAGTTTGCGAGAAGCTCTAGAGCTGATTGGTGGAAAATCCTCTTCTCAATGCACGCAAAAACTTGAACAATGGCTGGCTGGCCATACTAGGAAAGAGATGGCTGATAGAACACTAAATCTGTTTGAATCTATCTGTGCACCTGTTTCGGTAGTGAAAGGGTCACATTAA
- a CDS encoding glycoside hydrolase family 99-like domain-containing protein — translation MTHDDLNVIALYLPQYHPIPENDEWWGKGFTEWTNVAKAKPLYRGHNQPSLPSDLGFYDLRVSETREEQASLAREYGVTGFCYYHYWFGGGRRLLERPFNEVLKTGKPDFPFMLCWANQTWTGIWHGLDKKVLVEQTYPGREDEIQHFEYLRRAFSDPRYIRVDGKPVFMIFQPNILPESANFTNRLRNMAEDAGFDGLYLIAEHGDPFWNAKEFGFDAFVNKPGFRRRRGWTPWKHPVEKLRNKWLDFRDKPTISDYRSMIEYFVPENASNLAIPCVLPNWDNTPRSGSQGLVLSGSTPEAFGNMLDRAIERCHRRTAEDNFLFVKSWNEWAEGNHLEPGVEYGHGYLEQLKARVLKS, via the coding sequence ATGACCCACGACGATCTTAATGTTATCGCACTCTATTTGCCACAGTATCACCCGATTCCAGAAAATGACGAATGGTGGGGGAAGGGGTTCACTGAATGGACGAATGTCGCAAAAGCCAAACCTCTCTATCGGGGCCACAATCAACCCAGCCTACCGTCTGACCTTGGGTTTTATGACTTGAGGGTTTCTGAAACTCGTGAGGAACAAGCCAGTCTGGCCCGTGAGTATGGAGTGACCGGATTCTGCTACTATCACTATTGGTTTGGGGGTGGCCGAAGACTGCTTGAACGTCCTTTTAATGAAGTCCTTAAAACGGGAAAACCCGATTTTCCGTTCATGCTATGCTGGGCAAACCAGACTTGGACTGGTATCTGGCATGGTCTGGACAAAAAGGTTCTGGTTGAGCAGACATACCCTGGCCGAGAGGACGAGATCCAACATTTTGAATATCTTCGACGTGCCTTCAGTGATCCCCGTTACATCCGCGTAGATGGAAAGCCTGTCTTCATGATCTTCCAGCCCAACATCTTGCCAGAATCCGCAAATTTTACAAATCGTTTGCGCAACATGGCTGAAGATGCCGGTTTCGACGGCCTGTATCTTATTGCCGAACACGGCGATCCGTTCTGGAATGCAAAAGAATTCGGATTTGACGCATTCGTGAACAAGCCTGGTTTTCGCAGACGGCGGGGTTGGACGCCGTGGAAACATCCAGTAGAAAAACTTCGGAACAAATGGCTGGACTTTAGAGATAAGCCAACGATTTCAGACTATCGGTCTATGATCGAGTATTTTGTCCCCGAGAACGCGTCAAACCTTGCAATTCCATGCGTATTACCAAATTGGGACAATACGCCGCGTAGTGGTAGTCAAGGCCTTGTGCTTAGTGGTTCTACGCCAGAGGCTTTCGGGAACATGCTCGATAGGGCGATAGAGCGTTGTCATCGCCGTACTGCCGAGGATAATTTTCTGTTCGTTAAGTCGTGGAATGAATGGGCCGAAGGAAATCATCTTGAACCAGGTGTTGAGTATGGGCACGGCTATCTGGAACAGTTGAAAGCCCGAGTATTGAAAAGTTGA
- a CDS encoding sulfotransferase — MSRVLCITGMHRSGTSLVASWLGACGLVTDNGKSFGPDVGNQYGHFEDAELANLQSKEILRQITRSKGWIVTNESALGQVSDMFLSEANNQVENRNAKYDSWAWKDPRSTLFLEEWDKIIPELKYLLLWRPCVEVVMSLVDRAGKTEKDVYKIGLLNAIRTWATYNRKLIAFQESHKEKCVMLQISSIIESDKNAFEALETLLGYELQYKPIAELFNKEVFKSRPPSFLLKTLCTLLSTDDIEQRLRANSWSFDAYEGVR; from the coding sequence ATGAGTAGAGTATTGTGCATTACAGGTATGCACAGATCCGGTACGTCGCTGGTCGCTTCTTGGCTTGGTGCATGCGGACTGGTTACGGATAACGGGAAGAGTTTTGGGCCGGATGTGGGGAACCAATACGGCCACTTTGAGGACGCTGAGTTGGCGAATCTGCAGTCGAAAGAAATTCTACGCCAGATTACCAGGTCAAAAGGTTGGATTGTTACCAATGAGTCGGCCTTGGGGCAGGTTTCCGATATGTTTCTTAGTGAGGCTAACAATCAGGTCGAAAATAGGAATGCCAAATATGACAGTTGGGCATGGAAGGATCCCCGCTCAACCTTGTTCCTGGAAGAGTGGGATAAGATTATTCCGGAATTAAAGTATCTACTTCTTTGGCGCCCCTGTGTAGAAGTGGTCATGTCTCTAGTGGACAGGGCCGGGAAAACGGAAAAAGACGTTTATAAAATCGGACTACTCAACGCTATCAGAACCTGGGCGACATATAATCGGAAGCTGATAGCGTTTCAGGAGTCTCACAAAGAAAAATGCGTGATGCTGCAGATCTCGTCCATTATTGAGAGTGATAAGAACGCTTTTGAGGCGCTTGAAACGTTGTTGGGGTACGAGTTGCAATATAAGCCGATCGCGGAACTCTTCAATAAGGAGGTGTTTAAATCTAGACCGCCATCATTTCTTTTAAAAACATTATGTACCTTATTGTCAACTGATGATATCGAACAACGCCTGCGGGCAAACTCTTGGTCGTTCGATGCCTATGAGGGAGTACGCTGA
- a CDS encoding glycosyltransferase family 2 protein, which translates to MRAIAIIAVRNEIAYLDNLLQHLVKNNIDFAIIDNDSTDGSEKVPFRTEFRNNLAAFEQIEYKGYYDWITLLQAKEKLYKSLDSDWIIHHDADEIMHSYVPNETLHQAIVRISNSGSNVINFDEYVFLPVEQDYEPSCGKTQPLRYYYFFEPEPLRLMRAWKSSLDVSNVNTGGHKIAGDDIVLSKESMALRHYIFQSQEHAYLKYLERSYSKNELNIGWHRNRVGYSKSKYTFPDPSKLENLADPDDRNLLRLKPHKEHYWAWPAPPPPLLKRIRQKAFSVYNSFFQIK; encoded by the coding sequence ATGCGTGCTATCGCCATAATTGCTGTTCGAAACGAGATTGCATATTTGGACAATTTATTGCAGCACTTAGTTAAGAACAACATAGACTTTGCCATAATAGACAATGATTCCACTGACGGGAGCGAAAAAGTACCTTTTAGAACGGAGTTTCGAAATAATCTGGCTGCATTTGAACAAATAGAATACAAAGGTTATTACGATTGGATCACATTGCTACAAGCCAAGGAGAAACTCTATAAAAGCTTGGATTCAGATTGGATTATTCATCACGATGCCGATGAAATAATGCATTCTTATGTACCGAACGAAACGTTACATCAAGCCATAGTTCGAATTTCTAATAGTGGATCCAATGTTATAAACTTTGACGAATATGTATTCCTGCCTGTTGAACAGGATTACGAACCCAGCTGTGGAAAAACGCAACCTCTTCGTTATTACTACTTCTTCGAGCCAGAACCCCTTAGGCTTATGCGCGCTTGGAAGTCATCCCTTGATGTAAGCAATGTTAACACTGGAGGCCACAAGATAGCAGGGGATGATATAGTGCTTTCAAAAGAATCAATGGCCCTGCGACACTATATTTTCCAAAGCCAAGAGCACGCATACTTGAAGTATTTGGAACGAAGTTATAGCAAAAATGAGTTAAATATTGGATGGCACCGGAACCGGGTTGGCTATTCTAAATCCAAGTACACATTCCCGGATCCTTCTAAACTAGAAAACTTAGCTGATCCAGATGATCGCAACTTGTTACGCCTCAAACCACATAAAGAACACTATTGGGCCTGGCCCGCCCCCCCTCCTCCGTTGTTGAAAAGAATTAGACAGAAAGCTTTCTCTGTTTACAACTCATTTTTCCAAATAAAATGA
- a CDS encoding polysaccharide ABC transporter ATP-binding protein has protein sequence MSSNHTVSQSTSEENDLPVIEVKNLVKEYRLGALEGLRSLGRRLLGRSTPTRKRFRALDDVSFSVRHGEVVGIIGHNGAGKSTLLKHLCGITTPTSGSVTIRGKVAPLIEVGAGLVGEMTGRENIYLNGTILGLTRKEIASKVDDIIAFAELEDFIDTPVKRYSSGMLVRLGFSIATSVECDLLLVDEVLAVGDISFQQKCIDRIAQYIQGRDRTVLIVGHNIRQLERVCDRLIMLEHGHLLIDGNVSEVASRYFSDAQNQVSESHKSAFKGLTPQEAVSFFRVLSIKVGAGANAGPSTLTMHSPMEVRIIFHVDRELTQPEFVVGLHTLDFFQILSVGNADDSGRPNFQPGSHEVRILIRDVPLRPGIYGLRLAIFNEFRQVIWNAANIQPVKIVEGAVEEALLPGMGLVVVPALWDYAANRSNPSDQADSAKL, from the coding sequence ATGTCATCTAATCACACCGTTTCACAAAGCACTTCGGAAGAAAACGACCTGCCAGTCATCGAGGTCAAGAATCTTGTAAAAGAGTACCGTTTAGGTGCACTTGAGGGGTTAAGATCTTTGGGCCGTCGATTGCTGGGCCGCTCAACTCCCACACGCAAGCGCTTCCGGGCCCTCGACGATGTCAGCTTCAGCGTAAGGCACGGCGAAGTCGTCGGGATCATAGGCCACAACGGAGCCGGAAAGAGCACGCTGCTCAAGCATCTCTGCGGAATCACTACGCCGACCAGCGGCTCCGTGACTATAAGGGGAAAAGTCGCACCGCTGATCGAAGTTGGCGCGGGCCTTGTCGGCGAAATGACGGGGCGCGAGAATATCTATCTGAACGGCACGATCCTGGGACTCACCCGGAAAGAGATCGCCTCAAAAGTTGATGACATCATCGCATTCGCCGAGCTGGAGGATTTTATCGACACCCCGGTCAAGCGGTATAGTTCCGGAATGCTGGTGCGGCTCGGTTTTTCGATTGCTACTTCGGTTGAATGTGACTTGCTGCTTGTGGACGAAGTGCTCGCAGTCGGTGACATCAGCTTCCAGCAAAAGTGTATTGATCGTATAGCTCAATACATTCAGGGCCGAGATCGTACGGTACTGATAGTTGGGCACAATATCAGGCAATTGGAGAGGGTATGTGATCGCCTGATCATGCTGGAACATGGGCACTTATTGATAGACGGGAATGTAAGCGAAGTTGCTTCGCGCTACTTCTCGGATGCGCAGAACCAGGTATCCGAATCACATAAATCAGCCTTTAAAGGTCTGACTCCGCAAGAGGCCGTAAGTTTCTTCCGGGTTCTTTCGATTAAAGTTGGCGCTGGAGCCAACGCAGGCCCATCGACACTTACGATGCACTCCCCCATGGAAGTTCGAATCATCTTTCACGTTGATCGAGAATTAACACAACCTGAATTTGTCGTAGGTTTGCATACGCTGGATTTCTTCCAGATTCTCTCAGTTGGAAACGCGGACGATAGTGGCCGACCTAACTTTCAGCCCGGTTCTCACGAAGTGCGTATTTTGATAAGAGACGTACCCCTCCGCCCGGGTATCTATGGACTACGGCTTGCCATTTTCAACGAATTTCGGCAAGTTATTTGGAATGCTGCGAATATCCAGCCTGTCAAAATTGTCGAAGGCGCCGTAGAAGAAGCTCTCCTACCGGGAATGGGTCTTGTTGTTGTGCCGGCTCTTTGGGATTACGCCGCTAATCGCTCTAATCCGTCTGACCAAGCAGATTCGGCCAAGTTGTGA
- a CDS encoding ABC transporter permease, whose product MLNFPVARLLTKASMLAAIKNIFEYRELLRVLMWKNISLQFKQSYLGISWAVFRPLILLAIFMIVRSFVGIDSGEVPYALLTYCAMVPWMYFQNAASDSVGSVVRHASLVKKIYFPREIFPLSSMLSKTLELGVGFIILSLLMVWYDWAPTWQVLWSVPLILYTMLTALTIGLAGAAVNVYARDMSQGIPLMLSMMMYVSPVMYPLPLVRAALLERQAAGEWSELIYTLYMMNPMAGVIEGMQRAVLLGQAPDWSTLLPGAILVAILLPLSYAFFKRAEAYFADVI is encoded by the coding sequence ATGCTCAATTTCCCCGTTGCCCGATTGTTAACCAAGGCATCCATGCTAGCTGCGATAAAAAACATCTTCGAATACCGGGAACTGCTGCGCGTTCTCATGTGGAAAAATATTTCACTGCAGTTCAAGCAGAGCTATCTCGGTATCAGTTGGGCAGTTTTTCGTCCATTGATACTACTCGCCATTTTCATGATAGTGCGCAGTTTCGTCGGCATCGACAGCGGCGAGGTCCCCTACGCCCTGTTAACCTATTGCGCGATGGTGCCATGGATGTACTTTCAGAATGCAGCCAGTGACAGTGTCGGAAGCGTCGTACGTCATGCCAGCCTTGTTAAAAAGATCTACTTTCCCCGGGAAATTTTTCCACTGTCCAGCATGCTATCAAAAACTCTCGAACTCGGCGTCGGGTTCATAATTCTGTCCTTATTGATGGTCTGGTATGATTGGGCCCCAACCTGGCAGGTGCTTTGGTCTGTGCCACTAATTCTCTACACGATGCTCACGGCGCTGACCATCGGATTGGCGGGGGCGGCGGTCAACGTCTATGCACGCGACATGTCCCAGGGCATCCCGCTAATGCTTTCGATGATGATGTATGTTTCTCCCGTGATGTACCCACTCCCACTCGTGCGGGCGGCTTTACTGGAACGACAGGCTGCCGGGGAGTGGAGTGAACTCATCTACACGCTCTACATGATGAATCCGATGGCCGGAGTGATCGAAGGCATGCAACGCGCCGTGTTGCTGGGACAGGCACCTGACTGGTCCACCCTGCTCCCCGGCGCCATTCTCGTCGCAATACTACTCCCGCTCAGCTACGCATTCTTCAAACGGGCCGAGGCCTACTTCGCCGATGTCATCTAA
- a CDS encoding pyridoxal-dependent decarboxylase, exosortase A system-associated yields the protein MNDANQKAQESKVTMHKALDSVLKYFEIRDNKVYSGGQPLSDIVAETGSPLYLYDLNVARQKYEKLRAAMPAEVEIHYAIKANPHPDIVAYFKNLGCGVDVASKGELEIALKAGVAANRIGFAGPGKSPSELEAACAAGIDSLNAESEEELNQANAIAEKLGRKLNIALRINPAYELVASGMRMGGGPKVFGIDEEQIPAILQSFKRWPNLNFVGFHVFAGSQNLSHQSIITALEQAFTLIEKLLPHCPLPPTMINLGGGFGIPYFATDEELDIQAVGTALQTLLQQKRSLFPQTRFIVETGRYLIGEAGIYLAQILYRKESRGEVFLVLNGGMNHQLAASGNLGQIIKKPYPIVLIDKAGLPTAETVNVVGPLCTPIDTFGKKVELPTAEAGDLLAVFCSGAYGYTSSPLKFLGHAVPVEKVQPSKR from the coding sequence ATGAATGACGCTAATCAGAAAGCCCAGGAATCGAAAGTTACTATGCACAAGGCACTGGACTCAGTACTTAAGTATTTTGAGATACGGGACAACAAGGTTTATAGCGGTGGTCAACCTTTGTCAGATATAGTCGCAGAAACCGGATCACCACTGTACCTGTACGACCTGAATGTAGCCCGGCAAAAGTACGAAAAACTCCGGGCAGCTATGCCCGCCGAGGTGGAAATTCACTACGCCATCAAGGCCAATCCTCACCCCGACATCGTGGCCTACTTCAAGAATCTGGGTTGCGGCGTTGATGTGGCCTCGAAAGGAGAACTGGAAATTGCTCTGAAGGCAGGTGTAGCTGCCAACAGGATAGGCTTCGCAGGGCCAGGGAAAAGCCCTTCAGAGCTCGAAGCCGCTTGTGCCGCCGGAATAGACAGCCTGAATGCGGAATCGGAAGAAGAGCTTAACCAGGCCAACGCAATCGCTGAAAAGCTGGGCAGAAAGCTGAACATCGCGCTGCGGATCAATCCAGCCTATGAACTCGTGGCGTCCGGCATGCGCATGGGAGGTGGGCCCAAGGTATTCGGCATTGACGAAGAGCAGATCCCGGCTATTCTGCAAAGCTTCAAGCGCTGGCCCAATCTCAATTTCGTCGGTTTTCATGTCTTTGCCGGCTCCCAGAATCTCAGCCATCAATCGATCATCACTGCTTTGGAACAGGCCTTTACCCTGATCGAGAAGCTCTTGCCCCATTGTCCGCTACCCCCCACCATGATCAACCTGGGTGGCGGATTCGGTATCCCTTATTTTGCTACAGACGAAGAGCTTGATATTCAGGCAGTAGGAACTGCACTGCAGACTCTGTTGCAACAGAAACGCAGCCTTTTCCCACAGACCCGGTTCATCGTTGAAACAGGTCGCTATCTGATCGGTGAGGCCGGAATCTACCTAGCTCAGATTCTCTATCGTAAAGAGTCACGCGGCGAGGTCTTCCTGGTATTGAACGGCGGTATGAACCATCAGCTTGCAGCGTCCGGCAACCTGGGGCAGATCATTAAGAAGCCCTACCCTATAGTGTTAATCGACAAGGCCGGACTACCCACGGCTGAGACTGTGAATGTAGTTGGACCTCTCTGCACACCGATCGATACCTTTGGCAAGAAAGTCGAGCTTCCCACTGCCGAGGCAGGGGATTTGTTGGCAGTTTTCTGTTCAGGCGCTTATGGGTACACCAGCAGTCCACTCAAGTTCCTGGGACACGCAGTGCCCGTGGAAAAGGTGCAACCATCGAAACGATAG